A section of the Candidatus Zixiibacteriota bacterium genome encodes:
- a CDS encoding ThiF family adenylyltransferase, which produces MDDKYIRQQELVNQKKLANLHATIIGCGAVGSFTALSLCKMGVGQLTLIDNDKVSIENLPNQFFREDDIGEKKVAACMELLKDFDNQVNVEVLPRPFIKQKLEADIVISAVDSMNVRKRIWNSVITHRTVKLLIDPRMASQVIQVYSVKPGVPNGSKAYEATLVDDSETLEERCTARSIIYSVLPLAGLVCRQVAAFANDDWIEPALTLDLKTLTLIRKGVQI; this is translated from the coding sequence AAGTTGGCAAACCTGCATGCAACAATAATAGGCTGTGGAGCAGTAGGAAGTTTCACTGCCCTTTCACTGTGTAAGATGGGAGTCGGGCAATTGACTCTGATTGATAATGATAAGGTTAGCATCGAAAATCTGCCAAATCAGTTTTTCAGGGAAGACGACATAGGTGAAAAGAAAGTGGCCGCCTGTATGGAGCTTCTCAAAGATTTTGATAACCAGGTAAATGTAGAAGTACTGCCGCGACCATTCATCAAACAGAAATTGGAAGCGGATATAGTTATATCAGCCGTTGATTCAATGAATGTCCGCAAGCGTATCTGGAATTCAGTGATTACTCACAGAACAGTGAAGCTTCTGATTGATCCGAGAATGGCATCTCAGGTCATTCAGGTTTATTCGGTAAAACCGGGTGTCCCTAATGGGTCGAAAGCCTATGAGGCAACATTAGTAGACGACTCTGAAACTCTTGAGGAACGCTGTACTGCCCGGTCGATCATCTATTCGGTTTTACCTTTGGCGGGATTAGTCTGCAGACAAGTTGCAGCGTTTGCCAATGATGATTGGATTGAACCTGCGTTAACGCTCGACTTGAAAACACTAACGCTTATAAGAAAGGGAGTTCAAATATGA